The following are from one region of the Edwardsiella tarda ATCC 15947 = NBRC 105688 genome:
- the rdgC gene encoding recombination-associated protein RdgC has product MLWFKNLLIYRLNRETPLVAQEMESQLSAMAFTPCGSQDMSRTGWVPPLGGDSDALTHCANGQILLCARKEEKILPAPVLKQALQAKIERLEAEQHRKLKKTEKDALKDEVLHSLLPRAFSRFNQTWLWIDTLNQRIMLDAASAKRAEDVLALLRKSLGSLPVVPLTLEDPIELTLTEWVRSGNTPAGFSLQDEAELKAILEEGGVIRCKQQELVSDEIAVHIEAGKLVTKLALDWRERVQLVLADDGALKRLKFADTLRDQNEDIDRDDHAARFDADFTLMSGELAILIDELITALGGEAQG; this is encoded by the coding sequence ATGCTATGGTTTAAGAACCTGTTGATTTACCGTCTGAACCGTGAAACCCCGCTGGTCGCGCAGGAGATGGAGTCCCAACTCAGCGCCATGGCATTTACTCCCTGTGGCAGCCAGGATATGTCTCGCACCGGCTGGGTTCCCCCACTCGGTGGCGACAGCGATGCCCTGACCCACTGCGCCAACGGTCAGATCCTGCTGTGCGCCCGTAAAGAAGAGAAGATCCTGCCGGCCCCCGTCCTCAAGCAGGCGCTGCAAGCCAAGATCGAGCGCCTGGAGGCGGAGCAACACCGTAAGCTGAAGAAGACCGAAAAGGATGCGCTTAAGGATGAGGTGTTGCACAGCCTGTTGCCGCGCGCCTTTAGCCGCTTCAATCAGACCTGGTTGTGGATCGATACGCTCAATCAGCGCATCATGCTGGACGCCGCCAGCGCCAAGCGGGCGGAAGACGTGCTGGCGCTGCTGCGTAAGAGCCTCGGCTCCCTGCCGGTCGTGCCCTTGACGCTGGAGGATCCCATCGAGCTGACCCTGACGGAGTGGGTACGCAGCGGGAATACCCCGGCGGGCTTTAGCTTACAAGATGAGGCCGAGTTAAAGGCCATCCTGGAAGAGGGGGGCGTGATCCGCTGTAAACAGCAGGAGCTGGTCAGCGACGAGATCGCCGTCCACATCGAAGCCGGTAAGCTAGTGACCAAGCTGGCGCTGGACTGGCGCGAACGTGTCCAGTTGGTGCTGGCCGACGACGGCGCCCTCAAACGCCTCAAGTTCGCCGATACCCTGCGCGATCAGAATGAGGATATCGATCGGGACGATCATGCCGCCCGCTTCGATGCCGACTTCACCCTGATGAGCGGCGAACTGGCGATACTGATCGACGAGCTGATCACCGCGCTGGGCGGTGAGGCGCAAGGCTAA
- a CDS encoding MdtA/MuxA family multidrug efflux RND transporter periplasmic adaptor subunit, with protein sequence MNVMSALTSRRARRIGFSLLLIALFLFAWRQLAQPNTPASSSTSQPGAKRANTGSRGNGQPLPVQAASVRSATIDSYLDGLGTVVASNTVTVRSRVDGQLMKLHFTEGQQVQAGDLLAEIDPRPFQIQLQQAQGALARDQALLDNARRDLARYQRLAKDNLVSRQELDTQASLVAQAQASLVSDRANVANAELQLDYSRIRAPSAGRAGLRQVDEGNYISSADSNGLVVLTQTHPIDVLFTLPEGEIPRLQQAQQQPGALLAEAWDRGNRQRLATGRLLSLDNQIDTSTGTLKIKARFDNQDDRLFPNQFVNLRLQIARQQPALLVPAAAVQTGREGRFVWLVDAQQRVHQRPIRVGERDGDALVVLQGLQPGERVVTDGIDRLTENARVEIIAARRTGATDDSQDATRP encoded by the coding sequence ATGAATGTCATGTCCGCCCTGACCTCCCGACGCGCCCGGCGTATCGGGTTCAGCCTGCTCCTGATCGCCCTGTTCCTCTTTGCCTGGCGGCAGCTCGCACAGCCGAATACCCCCGCCAGTAGCAGCACCAGTCAGCCCGGCGCAAAACGCGCCAATACCGGGTCGCGCGGCAACGGACAACCGCTGCCGGTACAGGCGGCCAGCGTGCGTAGCGCCACGATCGACAGTTACCTCGATGGACTGGGTACCGTCGTCGCCTCCAATACCGTTACCGTACGCAGCCGCGTCGATGGCCAACTGATGAAGCTGCATTTCACCGAGGGGCAGCAGGTACAGGCCGGCGATCTGCTGGCGGAGATCGATCCCCGTCCCTTCCAGATCCAACTGCAACAGGCCCAGGGTGCCCTGGCGCGTGATCAGGCGTTGCTGGATAACGCCCGGCGCGATCTGGCGCGTTATCAACGCCTGGCCAAAGATAATCTGGTGTCGCGCCAAGAGTTGGACACGCAGGCCTCGCTGGTCGCTCAGGCCCAGGCTAGCCTGGTCAGTGATCGGGCTAACGTCGCCAACGCCGAACTCCAGCTCGACTACAGCCGCATCCGCGCGCCGAGCGCCGGGCGCGCCGGGCTACGCCAGGTCGACGAGGGCAACTACATCAGCAGCGCGGACAGCAACGGACTGGTGGTGCTCACCCAGACTCATCCTATCGATGTGCTGTTCACCCTGCCAGAGGGCGAGATCCCTCGCCTACAACAGGCCCAGCAACAGCCGGGGGCGCTCTTGGCCGAGGCGTGGGATCGCGGCAACCGCCAGCGGCTGGCGACGGGGCGTCTGCTTAGTCTGGATAACCAGATCGATACCAGCACCGGCACCCTGAAGATCAAGGCGCGCTTCGACAATCAAGACGATCGCCTCTTTCCCAACCAATTCGTCAATCTGCGCCTCCAGATCGCCCGCCAGCAACCGGCGTTGCTGGTCCCCGCCGCCGCGGTGCAGACCGGGCGCGAGGGGCGCTTCGTCTGGCTCGTGGATGCACAGCAGCGCGTTCACCAACGTCCGATTCGCGTCGGAGAGCGCGACGGCGATGCGCTGGTGGTGTTACAGGGGCTGCAACCCGGCGAGCGGGTGGTCACCGACGGTATCGATCGGCTGACGGAGAATGCCCGCGTTGAGATCATCGCCGCCCGTCGCACAGGCGCGACGGACGACAGCCAGGATGCCACACGCCCATGA
- the ppnP gene encoding pyrimidine/purine nucleoside phosphorylase, translated as MLNVNEYFAGKVKSIGYDSGTIGRASVGVMEKGEYTFSTDRPEEMTVVTGALRVLIPGAPDWQVFTPGETFFIPGHSEFNLQVAEPSAYLCKYLSR; from the coding sequence ATGCTGAATGTGAATGAGTATTTTGCAGGGAAAGTGAAGTCGATCGGCTATGATAGCGGCACAATCGGCCGTGCCAGCGTGGGGGTCATGGAGAAGGGGGAGTATACCTTCTCGACGGACAGGCCTGAAGAGATGACGGTGGTGACCGGGGCGTTGCGGGTATTGATCCCCGGCGCACCCGATTGGCAGGTTTTTACGCCCGGGGAGACCTTCTTCATTCCGGGACACAGCGAGTTCAACCTACAGGTGGCGGAGCCTAGCGCCTACCTGTGTAAGTATCTGAGTCGTTAA
- a CDS encoding MdtB/MuxB family multidrug efflux RND transporter permease subunit has protein sequence MSRHATPALPPGGGPSRPFILRPVATTLLMIAILLAGLVAYRALPVSALPQVDYPTIQVVTLYPGASPDVTASAITAPLERQFGQMSGLQQMSSQSSGGASVITLQFRLSLALDVAEQEVQAAINAATNLLPNDLPYPPIYSKVNPADPPILTLAVTSDALSLPQVEDLVETRLSQKIAQVGGVGLVTLAGGQRPAVRVRLNSAAAAAYGLSSEAIRSAIASANVNSPKGSLDGPTRAITLNANDQLRSPQEYQALIVAYRNGAPVYLRDIATVEQGAENSQLAAWSDNHPAIILNVQRQPGANVIATADAVLALLPQLRTALPAAVTLSVLNDRTQTIRASVSDVRHELLLAIALVVMVIYLFLRNLPATLIPGVAVPLSLVGTFAVMYFLGFSINNLTLMALTIATGFVVDDAIVVIENIERHLENGEPPLTAALKGAGEIGFTIISLTFSLIAVLIPLLFMGDIIGRLFREFAVTLAVAILISALVSLTLTPMMCARLLSQARLRRQNRFSLACERQFQRLIIAYGRALSVALHHSRLTLAIAGLTLVLTVLLYLWIPKGFFPLQDNGLIQGTVYAPQSISFSAMAERQRQLSEALRRDPDVASVSAFVGVDGVNPTLNSGRIQIVLKPLAARDDRIDRIIPRLQALASHVEGISLYLQPVQDMTIDTLPGRARYPFTLQAVSLDELQTWVPRLQARLAQSPLLRDVNSDWQDRGLVAFVNVNRDSASRLGISMQDVDNVLYNAFGQRLISTIYTQSNQYRVVLEQDNADAHGLATLQRIYLTAADGRAIPLASLASIEQRHGLLAINHLDQFPSATLSFNVPEGYTLEQAIAEIDAARQAIGMPADITLHFQGAALAFQSALSSTLWLILAAIVAMYIVLGILYESFIHPITILSTLPSAGVGALLALQLYGQELDVIAIIGIILLIGIVKKNAIMMIDFALAAERQQGMTPRDAIYQACLLRFRPILMTTLAALLGALPLMFSQGVGAELRQPLGIGMVGGLIVSQVLTLFTTPVIYLAFDRLARHPRRTAPRPETAE, from the coding sequence ATGAGTCGACATGCCACACCCGCACTCCCGCCCGGCGGCGGCCCATCACGCCCGTTTATCTTGCGCCCGGTCGCCACCACCCTGCTGATGATCGCCATCCTGCTGGCTGGCCTGGTCGCTTACCGCGCACTGCCGGTGTCGGCGCTGCCGCAGGTCGACTACCCGACCATCCAGGTCGTCACCCTCTACCCCGGCGCCAGCCCCGACGTCACTGCCTCGGCCATCACCGCACCGCTCGAGCGCCAGTTCGGTCAGATGTCCGGCCTGCAACAGATGTCCTCGCAAAGCAGCGGCGGCGCCTCGGTGATCACCCTACAATTCCGCCTCTCGCTGGCGTTGGATGTGGCTGAACAGGAGGTACAGGCGGCGATCAACGCCGCTACCAATCTCCTGCCGAACGATCTGCCTTATCCGCCGATCTACAGCAAGGTGAACCCGGCGGATCCACCGATCCTGACACTGGCGGTCACCTCCGATGCCCTTAGCCTGCCGCAGGTAGAAGATCTGGTCGAAACACGCCTGTCGCAGAAGATCGCCCAGGTTGGCGGCGTCGGCCTGGTCACCCTGGCGGGGGGACAGCGCCCCGCGGTACGCGTGCGGCTCAACAGCGCCGCGGCCGCCGCCTATGGCCTGAGCAGCGAGGCGATCCGTAGCGCCATCGCCAGCGCTAACGTCAATTCGCCGAAGGGAAGTCTGGACGGCCCGACACGCGCCATCACCCTCAATGCCAACGACCAGCTGCGTTCACCGCAGGAGTATCAGGCGCTGATCGTCGCCTACCGCAACGGAGCGCCGGTCTATCTGCGCGATATCGCCACCGTTGAGCAAGGGGCGGAGAACAGCCAATTGGCGGCATGGTCCGATAACCATCCGGCGATAATCCTCAACGTGCAACGCCAGCCCGGTGCCAACGTCATCGCCACCGCCGACGCGGTGCTGGCGCTGCTGCCCCAGTTACGTACCGCGCTCCCCGCCGCCGTCACACTCTCGGTATTGAACGACCGTACCCAGACGATCCGCGCCTCGGTCAGCGACGTCCGTCATGAGCTACTCCTGGCCATCGCCTTGGTGGTGATGGTGATCTACCTGTTCCTGCGCAATCTGCCCGCCACGCTGATCCCCGGCGTGGCGGTCCCGCTGTCGCTGGTCGGCACCTTCGCCGTCATGTATTTCTTGGGATTCTCCATCAATAACCTGACGCTGATGGCGTTAACCATCGCCACCGGCTTCGTGGTGGATGACGCCATCGTGGTGATCGAAAACATCGAGCGCCATCTGGAGAATGGCGAGCCGCCGCTAACCGCTGCCCTGAAGGGGGCCGGCGAGATCGGCTTCACCATCATCTCGTTGACCTTCTCACTGATCGCCGTGCTGATCCCACTGCTGTTTATGGGCGACATCATCGGCCGTCTGTTCCGCGAATTCGCCGTCACGCTGGCGGTGGCGATCCTGATCTCGGCGCTGGTCTCGCTGACCCTGACGCCGATGATGTGCGCCCGGCTGCTGAGTCAGGCGCGTCTACGCCGCCAAAACCGCTTCTCACTGGCCTGTGAGCGCCAGTTTCAGCGGCTGATCATCGCCTATGGCCGAGCCCTGAGCGTGGCCCTGCATCATTCGCGCCTCACCCTAGCGATCGCCGGGCTTACCCTGGTGCTGACGGTATTGCTCTATCTGTGGATCCCCAAAGGCTTCTTCCCATTGCAGGACAACGGCCTGATCCAGGGGACGGTATACGCGCCCCAATCCATCTCGTTTAGCGCCATGGCCGAGCGCCAACGCCAGCTAAGCGAGGCGTTGCGCCGCGATCCCGACGTGGCCAGCGTCAGCGCCTTTGTCGGCGTCGATGGGGTCAACCCGACGCTAAACAGCGGACGAATACAGATCGTCTTGAAGCCGCTGGCCGCGCGAGACGATCGCATCGACCGCATCATCCCGCGTCTCCAGGCACTGGCGTCCCACGTCGAGGGCATCAGCCTCTACCTCCAACCGGTGCAGGACATGACCATCGATACCCTGCCGGGGCGCGCCCGCTACCCCTTCACCCTGCAGGCCGTATCGCTCGATGAGTTGCAGACCTGGGTGCCGCGCCTTCAGGCCCGCCTCGCCCAGTCACCGCTGTTACGCGACGTGAACAGCGACTGGCAGGATCGCGGGCTGGTCGCCTTCGTCAACGTCAATCGTGACAGCGCCAGTCGTCTCGGGATCAGCATGCAGGACGTGGATAACGTGCTGTATAACGCCTTCGGCCAGCGCTTGATCTCCACCATCTATACCCAGTCCAACCAGTATCGGGTGGTACTGGAGCAGGATAACGCCGACGCCCATGGTCTGGCCACCCTGCAGCGTATCTACCTGACGGCGGCCGATGGACGGGCGATCCCGCTGGCCAGCCTCGCCAGCATCGAACAGCGTCATGGCTTACTGGCGATCAACCATCTCGATCAGTTTCCGTCGGCCACCCTCTCCTTCAACGTCCCCGAGGGCTATACCCTGGAGCAGGCCATCGCCGAGATCGACGCGGCGCGTCAGGCCATCGGCATGCCAGCCGACATCACCCTGCACTTTCAGGGGGCTGCGCTCGCCTTTCAGAGCGCGTTAAGCAGCACGCTGTGGCTGATCCTGGCGGCCATCGTGGCGATGTATATCGTACTGGGTATTCTGTATGAGAGTTTTATCCACCCGATCACCATTCTCTCCACCCTGCCGTCGGCCGGGGTCGGCGCCCTGTTGGCGTTACAGCTCTACGGGCAGGAGTTGGACGTCATCGCCATCATCGGCATCATCTTGCTGATCGGCATCGTCAAGAAGAACGCCATCATGATGATCGACTTCGCCCTGGCGGCGGAGCGCCAGCAAGGCATGACGCCGCGCGACGCCATCTATCAGGCCTGCTTGCTGCGTTTCCGCCCGATCCTGATGACGACCCTGGCGGCGTTGCTCGGTGCCTTGCCGCTGATGTTTAGCCAGGGCGTCGGGGCGGAACTGCGCCAGCCGCTAGGGATCGGCATGGTCGGCGGGCTGATCGTCAGCCAAGTGCTGACCCTCTTTACCACTCCGGTGATCTATCTGGCCTTCGACCGTCTGGCACGCCATCCGCGCCGCACCGCCCCCCGCCCGGAGACGGCAGAATGA
- a CDS encoding NUDIX domain-containing protein, whose protein sequence is MAAHGQIFHAVYLILERQGRFLLARRANTGFADGCWSLPAGHVEAGESASQALVREAQEEIGLTPQVAALRHVYTLHRRSPDRTYVDQWFYLADDAAVVENTEPHKCSALAWYAPDALPETTLPYVRKVLAEFRHCHYGEMGFADETLGGATRRPRA, encoded by the coding sequence ATGGCCGCACATGGGCAGATCTTTCACGCCGTCTATCTGATCCTAGAGCGTCAGGGGCGCTTCCTGTTGGCGCGCCGTGCCAACACCGGCTTCGCCGATGGCTGCTGGTCACTGCCGGCCGGGCATGTCGAGGCGGGCGAGTCCGCCAGTCAGGCGCTGGTGCGCGAGGCGCAGGAAGAGATCGGCCTGACGCCGCAGGTGGCGGCGCTACGGCATGTCTATACCTTGCACCGGCGCAGCCCCGATCGCACTTATGTCGATCAATGGTTCTATCTGGCCGATGACGCCGCCGTGGTGGAGAATACTGAACCGCACAAATGCAGCGCGCTCGCCTGGTATGCGCCCGATGCGCTACCGGAAACGACCCTGCCCTATGTGCGTAAGGTATTGGCGGAGTTTCGCCACTGCCATTATGGCGAGATGGGATTTGCCGACGAGACGCTAGGCGGCGCCACGCGCCGCCCTCGCGCCTGA